A DNA window from Malus domestica chromosome 12, GDT2T_hap1 contains the following coding sequences:
- the LOC103449988 gene encoding aquaporin TIP1-1: protein MPIRNIAVGRPEETYHPDALRAALAEFISTLIFVFAGEGSGMAFAKLTDDAATTPSGLVAAALAHAFGLFVAVTISANISGGHVNPAVTFGAFIGGNISLLRGLLYWIAQLLGATVACGLLKLVTNGQTTAAFSLSPGVGVWNAFVFEIVMTFGLVYTVYATAIDPKKGSVGTIAPIAIGFIVGANILAGGAFDGASMNPAVSFGPALVSWSWENHWVYWAGPLIGAGIAGVIYEFVFIGNSGHEQLPSTDY from the exons ATGCCGATCCGGAACATCGCCGTGGGCCGACCCGAGGAAACGTACCACCCGGACGCGTTGAGGGCTGCGTTAGCCGAGTTCATCTCGACGCTCATCTTCGTTTTCGCCGGCGAGGGCTCCGGAATGGCATTCGCCAAGCTAACCGATGACGCCGCAACTACTCCCTCAGGCCTCGTCGCCGCCGCGCTCGCCCACGCCTTCGGCCTTTTCGTCGCCGTCACCATCAGCGCCAACATCTCCGGCGGACACGTCAACCCCGCCGTCACCTTCGGCGCCTTCATCGGCGGCAATATCTCTCTCCTCCGCGGCCTCCTCTACTGGATCGCCCAGCTCCTCGGGGCCACCGTCGCCTGCGGCCTCCTCAAGTTGGTCACCAACGGCCAG ACTACCgctgctttctccctgtccccGGGAGTGGGAGTGTGGAACGCGTTCGTTTTCGAGATCGTGATGACGTTCGGACTGGTCTACACGGTCTACGCGACCGCGATTGACCCGAAGAAAGGGAGCGTGGGGACAATCGCGCCCATCGCGATTGGTTTCATCGTTGGCGCCAACATTTTGGCGGGTGGGGCTTTTGACGGGGCGTCCATGAACCCGGCCGTTTCTTTCGGGCCGGCGTTGGTGAGCTGGAGCTGGGAGAACCACTGGGTCTACTGGGCCGGGCCTTTGATCGGCGCCGGGATCGCCGGGGTCATCTACGAGTTCGTGTTCATCGGCAACAGCGGCCACGAGCAACTGCCCTCCACTGACTACTAA